One window from the genome of Methyloradius palustris encodes:
- the pheS gene encoding phenylalanine--tRNA ligase subunit alpha, whose product MQNPENPNLEHIVPQAEREFAACATVTELEQVKAQYLGKSGVLTDALKGLGKLSSEERPAAGAAINVVKQGVELALKNRRDAILLAEQAEQLAAESLDVTLPARNVHGQGGLHPVTLTLQRVEELFHSIGFEVAEGPEIESDFYNFTALNIPENHPARAMHDTFYIDTVDGKDSHVLRTHTSPVQIHYMQNKTPPLKIIAPGRVYRVDSDATHSPMFHQVEGLWVDENISFANLKGVVQDFLQRFFERDDLEVRFRPSFFPFTEPSAEMDMSWNGGWLEIGGCGMVHPEVFRHVGVDSEKYRGFAFGLGIERLTMLRYGVNDLRLFFENDLRFLKQFGK is encoded by the coding sequence ATGCAAAATCCAGAAAATCCGAATTTAGAACATATTGTTCCACAAGCCGAGCGTGAGTTTGCCGCTTGCGCAACGGTTACCGAATTAGAGCAGGTTAAGGCGCAATACCTTGGCAAGAGCGGTGTTCTGACTGACGCTCTTAAAGGTCTGGGCAAGCTTAGTAGCGAGGAGCGCCCAGCAGCAGGTGCTGCAATCAATGTGGTTAAGCAAGGCGTAGAACTAGCCTTGAAAAACCGTCGTGATGCGATATTGCTGGCAGAACAAGCGGAGCAACTGGCCGCTGAATCACTGGATGTGACTTTGCCTGCCCGCAATGTTCACGGGCAAGGTGGCCTACACCCTGTGACGTTGACCTTGCAGCGCGTTGAAGAGTTATTCCATTCGATTGGTTTTGAAGTCGCAGAAGGGCCAGAAATCGAATCTGACTTCTACAACTTTACCGCGCTGAATATTCCCGAGAATCATCCAGCGCGTGCCATGCACGATACATTTTATATTGATACCGTCGATGGTAAAGACTCCCATGTCTTGCGCACTCATACCTCGCCGGTGCAGATTCATTACATGCAAAACAAAACGCCACCGTTGAAGATCATTGCGCCAGGACGTGTTTATCGTGTGGATTCCGATGCGACACACTCACCCATGTTTCACCAGGTAGAAGGTTTATGGGTTGATGAGAATATCAGCTTTGCTAATCTGAAGGGTGTGGTGCAGGATTTTCTGCAACGTTTCTTTGAGCGTGATGACCTGGAAGTACGCTTTCGTCCATCCTTCTTTCCTTTCACCGAACCTTCTGCGGAGATGGATATGAGTTGGAATGGCGGTTGGCTGGAGATTGGTGGCTGCGGTATGGTGCACCCTGAAGTGTTCAGGCATGTAGGCGTGGATAGCGAAAAATACCGTGGTTTTGCCTTTGGTCTTGGCATTGAGCGCCTGACTATGTTGCGCTACGGCGTTAATGATTTGCGCTTGTTCTTTGAAAATGACCTGCGTTTCTTGAAGCAGTTTGGTAAATAA
- the rplT gene encoding 50S ribosomal protein L20 encodes MPRVKRGVIARARHKKVLDAAKGYRGRRKNVYRVAKQAVMKAGQYAYRDRRQKKRQFRSLWIARINAGAREYGLTYSRFINGLKKSAIEVDRKVLADLAVFDKVAFAKFAELAKSGLSAA; translated from the coding sequence ATGCCTAGAGTCAAACGTGGTGTCATCGCACGCGCCCGCCATAAAAAAGTATTAGACGCAGCCAAGGGTTACCGCGGCCGTCGCAAGAATGTTTACCGCGTTGCCAAGCAAGCGGTAATGAAAGCTGGTCAATATGCTTATCGTGACCGCCGTCAAAAGAAACGTCAATTCCGTTCTTTATGGATTGCGCGTATCAATGCAGGTGCACGTGAGTATGGTCTGACATACAGCCGTTTCATAAACGGTCTGAAGAAGTCAGCCATCGAAGTAGATCGCAAAGTATTAGCTGATCTGGCTGTATTCGATAAAGTGGCGTTTGCCAAGTTTGCTGAACTAGCAAAATCTGGCCTATCCGCTGCTTAA
- the rpmI gene encoding 50S ribosomal protein L35, whose translation MPKMKTKSGAKKRFKFLGNGKVKRTHSHLRHILTKKTTKQKRKLRGTAIVSSTDVKRVRAMMPTQ comes from the coding sequence ATGCCAAAAATGAAGACCAAGAGCGGCGCCAAAAAGCGCTTCAAGTTCCTAGGTAATGGCAAGGTAAAGCGTACCCACTCGCACCTTCGTCATATCCTGACCAAGAAGACTACCAAGCAAAAGCGTAAGCTGCGCGGTACAGCCATCGTTTCATCAACAGACGTCAAGCGTGTACGCGCCATGATGCCGACTCAATAA
- the infC gene encoding translation initiation factor IF-3: MAQDKEVRINGDITAQQIRLVGVNGEPLGVMSLNEAFAKAEEADIDLVEIAPQAAPPVCRLMDYGKFKYAESKKQHEARLKQKQVQVKEVKFRPGTDDGDYNVKLRNLIRFLEEGDKAKVTLRFRGREITHQELGLALLKRVEADLQEYAVVEQFPKMEGRQMVMVLGPHKKVK, encoded by the coding sequence ATAGCTCAAGATAAAGAAGTACGAATTAACGGTGACATAACAGCACAACAAATTCGTTTGGTAGGCGTGAATGGTGAGCCTTTAGGTGTAATGAGTTTGAACGAAGCCTTTGCCAAGGCTGAAGAAGCAGATATTGATCTGGTTGAAATCGCCCCGCAAGCAGCTCCCCCAGTCTGTAGGCTGATGGATTATGGCAAGTTCAAGTACGCCGAAAGCAAGAAGCAGCACGAAGCCCGTCTTAAGCAAAAGCAGGTTCAGGTTAAAGAAGTTAAGTTCCGCCCAGGTACGGATGATGGCGATTACAACGTTAAGTTGCGTAATCTGATTCGTTTTCTGGAAGAAGGTGATAAAGCTAAAGTCACCTTACGTTTCCGCGGCCGTGAAATTACGCATCAGGAACTAGGTTTGGCATTATTGAAGCGTGTAGAAGCAGATTTACAAGAATATGCAGTAGTCGAGCAGTTTCCCAAGATGGAAGGTCGACAAATGGTGATGGTTCTAGGGCCTCACAAAAAAGTTAAATAA